One segment of Pan paniscus chromosome 20, NHGRI_mPanPan1-v2.0_pri, whole genome shotgun sequence DNA contains the following:
- the ZNF383 gene encoding zinc finger protein 383, which yields MAEGSVMFSDVSIDFSQEEWDCLDPVQRDLYRDVMLENYSNLVSMGLYTPKPQVISLLEQGKEPWMVGRELTRGLCSDLESMCETKLLSLKKEVYEIELCQREIMGLTKHGLEYSSFGDVLEYRSHLAKQLGYPNGHFSQEIFTPEYMPTFIQQTFFTLHQIINNEDRPYECKKCGKAFSQNSQFIQHQRIHIGEKSYECKECGKFFSCGSHVTRHLKIHTGEKPFECKECGKAFSCSSYLSQHQRIHTGKKPYECKECGKAFSYCSNLIDHQRIHTGEKPYECKVCGKAFTKSSQLFQHARIHTGEKPYECKECGKAFTQSSKLVQHQRIHTGEKPYECKECGKAFSSGSALTNHQRIHTGEKPYDCKECGKAFTQSSQLRQHQRIHAGEKPFECLECGKAFTQNSQLFQHQRIHTDEKPYECNECGKAFNKCSNLTRHLRIHTGEKPYNCKECGKAFSSGSDLIRHQGIHTNE from the exons ATGGCTGAG GGATCAGTGATGTTCAGTGATGTGTCCATAGACTTCTCTCAGGAGGAGTGGGACTGCCTGGACCCTGTTCAGAGGGACTTATACAGAGATGTGATGTTGGAGAACTACAGCAATCTGGTTTCAATGG GACTTTACACTCCtaagcctcaagtgatctccttaTTGGAACAAGGGAAAGAGCCCTGGATGGTTGGCAGAGAGCTTACAAGAGGCCTGTGTTCAG atctGGAATCAATGTGTGAAACCAAGTTATTATCTCTAAAGAAGGAAGTTTATGAAATAGAATTATGCCAGAGGGAGATAATGGGGCTTACAAAGCATGGCCTTGAGTACTCCAGTTTTGGAGATGTTTTGGAATATAGAAGCCACCTTGCAAAACAACTGGGATATCCAAATGGGCATTTTAGTCAAGAAATATTCACTCCTGAATACATGCCCACATTTATTCAACAGACATTCTTTACTCTCCATCAAATAATTAATAATGAAGACAGACCCTATGAATGTAAGAAGTGTGGAAAGGCCTTTAGTCAGAACTCACAATTTATtcaacatcagagaattcatattGGTGAAAAATCTTATGAATGTAAAGAGTGTGGGAAATTCTTTAGTTGTGGTTCACATGTTACTCGGCATCTGAAAATTCATACTGGCGAAAAACCctttgaatgtaaggaatgtggaaagGCCTTCAGTTGTAGCTCATACCTTTCTCAACATCAGAGAATCCATACCGGtaagaaaccctatgaatgtaaggaatgtgggaaggcctttaGTTATTGCTCAAATCTTATTGACCATCAGCGAATTCACACTGGTGAAAAACCTTATGAATGTAAAGTATGCGGGAAAGCCTTTACTAAGAGCTCACAACTTTTTCAGCATGCGCGAATTCATACaggtgagaaaccctatgaatgtaaggaatgtggcaaagcctttaccCAGAGCTCAAAGCTTGTtcaacatcagagaattcatactggtgagaaaccctatgagtgcaaggaatgtggcaaagcctttagtaGTGGCTCAGCacttactaatcatcagagaattcacactggtgagaaaccctatgaTTGTAAGGAATGTGGAAAGGCTTTTACTCAGAGCTCACAGCTTCGtcaacatcagagaattcacGCTGGTGAGAAACCCTTTGAATGTCTtgaatgtgggaaggcctttaCTCAGAACTCACAACTTTTCcagcatcagagaattcatacagATGAAAAACCatatgaatgtaatgaatgtggaaagGCCTTTAATAAATGCTCAAACCTTACTCGACATCTGAGAATTCACACTGGTGAAAAGCCCTATAactgtaaggaatgtgggaaggctTTTAGTAGTGGCTCGGATCTCATTCGTCATCAGGGAATTCATactaatgaataa